The following are from one region of the Myotis daubentonii chromosome 2, mMyoDau2.1, whole genome shotgun sequence genome:
- the SULT4A1 gene encoding sulfotransferase 4A1 isoform X1, whose translation MAESEAETPSTPGEFESKYFEFHGVRLPPFCRGKMEEIANFPVRPSDVWIVTYPKSGTSLLQEVVYLVSQGADPDEIGLMNIDEQLPVLEYPQPGLDIIKELTSPRLIKSHLPYRFLPSDLHNGDSKVIYMARNPKDLVVSYYQFHRSLRTMSYRGTFQEFCRRFMNDKLGYGSWFEHVQEFWEHRTDSNVLFLKYEDMHRDLVTMVEQLARFLGVSCDKAQLESLIEHCHQLVDQCCNAEALPVGRGRVGLWKDIFTVSMNEKFDLVYKQKMGKCDLTFDFYL comes from the exons atgGCGGAGAGCGAGGCCGAGACCCCCAGCACCCCGGGCGAGTTCGAGAGCAAGTACTTCGAGTTCCACGGCGTGCGGCTGCCGCCCTTCTGCCGCGGGAAGATGGAGGAGATCGCCAACTTCCCGGTGCGGCCGAGCGACGTGTGGATCGTCACCTACCCCAAGTCCG GCACAAGCTTGCTGCAGGAGGTGGTCTACCTGGTGAGCCAGGGCGCGGACCCCGATGAGATTGGCCTGATGAACATCGATGAGCAGCTCCCGGTCCTGGAGTACCCGCAGCCCGGCCTGGACATCATCAAG gaACTGACGTCACCCCGTCTCATCAAAAGCCACCTCCCCTACCGCTTCCTGCCCTCCGACCTCCACAACGGCGACTCCAAG gtcaTCTACATGGCGCGGAACCCCAAGGACCTGGTGGTGTCCTACTACCAGTTCCACCGCTCCCTGCGCACCATGAGCTACCGCGGCACCTTCCAGGAGTTCTGCCGGCGGTTCATGAACGACAAGC TGGGCTACGGCTCCTGGTTCGAGCACGTGCAGGAGTTCTGGGAGCACCGCACGGACTCCAACGTGCTCTTCCTCAAGTATGAAGACATGCACCGG GACCTGGTGACGATGGTGGAGCAGCTGGCCAGGTTCCTGGGGGTGTCCTGTGACAAGGCCCAGCTGGAGTCGCTGATCGAGCACTGCCACCAGCTGGTGGACCAGTGCTGCAACGCCGAGGCCCTGCCAGTGGGCCGGG GGCGCGTGGGGCTGTGGAAGGACATCTTCACCGTGTCCATGAACGAGAAGTTCGACCTGGTGTACAAGCAGAAGATGGGGAAGTGCGACCTCACGTTTGACTTTTATTTATAA
- the SULT4A1 gene encoding sulfotransferase 4A1 isoform X2, protein MAESEAETPSTPGEFESKYFEFHGVRLPPFCRGKMEEIANFPVRPSDVWIVTYPKSGTSLLQEVVYLVSQGADPDEIGLMNIDEQLPVLEYPQPGLDIIKELTSPRLIKSHLPYRFLPSDLHNGDSKVIYMARNPKDLVVSYYQFHRSLRTMSYRGTFQEFCRRFMNDKLGYGSWFEHVQEFWEHRTDSNVLFLKYEDMHRDLVTMVEQLARFLGVSCDKAQLESLIEHCHQLVDQCCNAEALPVGRDAEGWPWLPGPRAALKGAWGCGRTSSPCP, encoded by the exons atgGCGGAGAGCGAGGCCGAGACCCCCAGCACCCCGGGCGAGTTCGAGAGCAAGTACTTCGAGTTCCACGGCGTGCGGCTGCCGCCCTTCTGCCGCGGGAAGATGGAGGAGATCGCCAACTTCCCGGTGCGGCCGAGCGACGTGTGGATCGTCACCTACCCCAAGTCCG GCACAAGCTTGCTGCAGGAGGTGGTCTACCTGGTGAGCCAGGGCGCGGACCCCGATGAGATTGGCCTGATGAACATCGATGAGCAGCTCCCGGTCCTGGAGTACCCGCAGCCCGGCCTGGACATCATCAAG gaACTGACGTCACCCCGTCTCATCAAAAGCCACCTCCCCTACCGCTTCCTGCCCTCCGACCTCCACAACGGCGACTCCAAG gtcaTCTACATGGCGCGGAACCCCAAGGACCTGGTGGTGTCCTACTACCAGTTCCACCGCTCCCTGCGCACCATGAGCTACCGCGGCACCTTCCAGGAGTTCTGCCGGCGGTTCATGAACGACAAGC TGGGCTACGGCTCCTGGTTCGAGCACGTGCAGGAGTTCTGGGAGCACCGCACGGACTCCAACGTGCTCTTCCTCAAGTATGAAGACATGCACCGG GACCTGGTGACGATGGTGGAGCAGCTGGCCAGGTTCCTGGGGGTGTCCTGTGACAAGGCCCAGCTGGAGTCGCTGATCGAGCACTGCCACCAGCTGGTGGACCAGTGCTGCAACGCCGAGGCCCTGCCAGTGGGCCGGG ATGCAGAGGGCTGGCCGTGGCTGCCGGGGCCCCGGGCTGCTCTGAAG GGCGCGTGGGGCTGTGGAAGGACATCTTCACCGTGTCCATGA